One genomic segment of Gordonia westfalica includes these proteins:
- a CDS encoding tyrosine-type recombinase/integrase yields the protein MPPKKRRRAKGEGGLYQRADGMWMAQVLLPDGKYYQRGRKKYADAVAELAAMRKDLANGILPNAGQITVAQWLDYWVDTIAAPRLKPRTLATYRSTIKHQLIPHVGSKKLGKLTPTDVRRMVNHVADAHTTRTAQAAYSVLAKALGDAVKDGKIGNNPCERMDRPQARSEERVPLTVEQARAVLLHVASRDATDAARWSLALLTGARQAEALGLTWDRVDLGVGVIDISWQLARLKLKKGPRPQGDVYPREAFDVPDTFTFTPVHWTACLVPTKTSGSRRLVPLLPPVVAALTELWEQKGNPSQGLVFTRDDGAAIQPRDDTLAWKQLCVQAAVVGKVEDAPDQHAARHTVATLLQEAGVEEATRMAILGHTTTTSHRQYAHTSTDLTRAALGQLEKLLALPDV from the coding sequence ATGCCCCCGAAGAAGCGCCGTAGGGCGAAAGGTGAAGGCGGACTGTACCAACGGGCCGACGGCATGTGGATGGCGCAAGTCCTCCTCCCCGACGGCAAGTACTACCAACGTGGACGCAAGAAATACGCCGACGCCGTGGCCGAACTCGCAGCCATGCGGAAAGACCTCGCGAACGGCATCCTCCCCAACGCCGGCCAGATCACCGTCGCCCAGTGGCTGGACTACTGGGTGGACACGATCGCCGCGCCACGCCTGAAACCCCGCACCCTCGCCACCTACCGGTCCACCATCAAACACCAACTCATCCCGCATGTCGGGTCGAAGAAGCTGGGGAAGCTCACCCCCACTGATGTTCGCCGCATGGTCAACCACGTCGCCGACGCACACACCACCCGCACCGCCCAAGCCGCCTACTCAGTGTTGGCGAAAGCGTTGGGGGATGCAGTGAAAGACGGGAAGATCGGCAACAACCCGTGCGAGCGTATGGACCGCCCCCAGGCCCGCTCCGAGGAGCGCGTTCCCCTCACTGTGGAGCAGGCACGGGCAGTGCTTCTGCATGTGGCGTCACGTGACGCAACAGACGCAGCCCGCTGGTCATTGGCCCTACTGACCGGTGCCCGCCAAGCCGAAGCTTTGGGCCTCACCTGGGATCGTGTCGACCTCGGTGTGGGTGTCATTGACATCTCGTGGCAGTTGGCCCGGTTGAAGTTGAAGAAAGGCCCTCGCCCGCAAGGTGACGTGTATCCGCGGGAAGCGTTCGACGTCCCCGACACCTTCACCTTCACCCCGGTGCACTGGACGGCGTGCCTGGTGCCCACGAAGACGTCGGGGTCGCGTCGGCTGGTGCCCTTGCTGCCGCCCGTGGTTGCTGCGCTCACCGAATTGTGGGAGCAGAAGGGCAACCCGTCGCAGGGGTTGGTGTTCACCCGGGACGATGGGGCGGCCATCCAGCCCCGCGACGACACCCTCGCTTGGAAGCAGCTGTGTGTACAAGCCGCGGTAGTGGGGAAGGTGGAGGACGCGCCGGATCAGCACGCCGCCCGCCACACTGTCGCCACCCTCCTGCAGGAGGCCGGCGTGGAGGAAGCCACCCGAATGGCCATCTTGGGGCACACCACCACTACGTCGCACCGGCAGTACGCGCACACCTCCACCGACCTCACCCGCGCCGCCCTCGGGCAACTCGAGAAACTACTCGCGCTTCCCGACGTCTAG
- a CDS encoding DUF3263 domain-containing protein, translating into MTDEEKAMLDLAGRRWNYAGNLEQKVRDEFGISLTRFWQIVNRLLDTQEALSYSPQVVNRLR; encoded by the coding sequence ATGACGGACGAAGAGAAGGCGATGCTCGACCTGGCCGGGCGGAGATGGAACTACGCCGGCAACCTCGAGCAGAAGGTGCGAGACGAGTTCGGCATCAGCCTCACCCGGTTCTGGCAGATTGTGAACCGCCTCCTGGACACTCAGGAAGCTTTAAGCTACTCACCGCAGGTGGTGAACCGTCTGCGGTGA
- a CDS encoding helix-turn-helix domain-containing protein yields MKLTSGDTLRALMNQRGFSMARLGRYAGCSKSFIGHLCAENKTTCTPQLAERIAEALDVPLHLLFVEHASASNGRNSNQRRVVA; encoded by the coding sequence ATGAAACTCACATCCGGGGACACTCTCCGAGCACTGATGAACCAGCGCGGATTTTCGATGGCCAGGCTTGGGCGGTATGCCGGATGCTCAAAGAGCTTCATTGGGCACCTCTGCGCCGAGAACAAGACCACGTGCACACCGCAGTTGGCCGAACGCATCGCGGAGGCTCTCGACGTGCCTCTGCATCTCCTTTTCGTGGAGCACGCATCCGCTAGCAATGGACGTAATAGCAATCAACGGCGGGTGGTCGCGTGA
- a CDS encoding DUF7324 family protein has protein sequence MIEHPRSVVRALVADFVDHSRADRCRCGSAQAPSLSQEPAQAGAGGAAPVTKPVEGVNR, from the coding sequence GTGATCGAGCACCCGCGGTCGGTTGTCCGAGCACTCGTTGCCGACTTCGTAGATCACTCCCGTGCTGACCGCTGCCGGTGCGGGAGCGCGCAGGCCCCCTCCCTCTCGCAGGAGCCCGCGCAGGCCGGGGCGGGGGGAGCCGCCCCGGTCACCAAACCAGTAGAGGGAGTGAACCGATGA
- a CDS encoding DUF7304 family protein gives MSFSHYADPVPVVADENRKVHVSLGEVSGLDLAYLSVESPSGRGEVVLTLAELRDVYRAMQEADPDWREPSGGYYLYRVAITSYPEGALTFYTDDTGEEFGYPNPDWEPEGWDPDPGYIAQFGSRRFHWPSTKREYKSLSSAKSRAKLIESYGATAVVERSSRIVWPGPDDSHLDRIGGAA, from the coding sequence ATGTCCTTCTCGCACTACGCAGATCCAGTCCCTGTAGTAGCAGATGAAAACAGGAAGGTCCACGTATCGCTCGGTGAGGTGAGCGGCCTCGACCTGGCGTACCTGTCGGTTGAGTCCCCGTCCGGCCGGGGTGAAGTGGTTCTCACGCTCGCCGAGCTACGCGACGTGTACAGAGCAATGCAGGAGGCCGATCCGGACTGGCGTGAGCCCAGCGGCGGCTACTACCTCTACCGAGTTGCGATCACGAGCTATCCCGAAGGGGCACTGACCTTCTACACCGACGACACCGGTGAGGAGTTCGGGTACCCCAACCCTGACTGGGAACCCGAGGGGTGGGACCCCGATCCGGGGTATATCGCGCAGTTCGGGAGTCGACGCTTCCACTGGCCGTCCACTAAGCGCGAGTACAAGTCGTTGTCCTCCGCGAAGTCTAGGGCCAAGCTCATCGAATCGTATGGTGCGACAGCGGTTGTGGAGCGGTCGTCGCGGATTGTGTGGCCTGGGCCGGACGATTCCCACCTGGACCGTATCGGCGGTGCGGCATGA